The sequence tcaaattgaaggcttccttgaggaggagggcatcaagcatgagttctcttctccctacaccccacaacaaaatggtgtagtggagaggaagaatcgaactctattggacatggcaaggacaatgcttgatgaatacaagacttcggatcggttttgggcagaggcggtcaacaccgcttgctacgccatcaaccggttgtatctacaccgaatcctcaagaagacatcatacgaactcctaaccggtaaaaagcccaatgtttcatattttatagtctttggtagcaaatgctttattcttgttaaaagaggtagaaaatccaaatttgctcctaaggttgtagaaggctttttactaggatatgattcaaacacaagggcatatagagtctttaacaagtcctctagaatagttgaagtttcttgtgacattgtgtttgatgagactaacgactctcaagtagagaaagttgatcttgatgagataggtgatgaagaggctccgtgcgtcgcactaaggaacatgtccattggggatgtgtgtcctaaggaatccgaagagccacgacatgcacaagatcaatcatcttcctccacgcaagcatctccaccaactcaagatgaggataaggctcaaaatgatgaaggagaagattgaaagggaaatgtgctcttgggccatttctaagtattttggtgatttagtgttcaacacaagtgcctaagtgttaaatggtggacaaagtacaaatcaagtataaaggtatgtttctcagacttagtactccctccagtgcagtaaaggtagtcgtttaggacatgattgtgcataccaagaagtgattaattatcatagagttttCCCTGTTTGCCCCTATTAAATAGGGATATGGGTGCATTAACGTCACTAAAACAATCAGGCTTGATTGGTTACTGCAGCAGCTCCAAGGCATTCTAGACTGGAGGTCTCAAGTTCGATTCCTCTTAAATGCATCTTTTTTTGTGCAATTACTAGGGGCAACAACGTCCAAATCCCAGACCCACACGCGCTATGACTTCTTTTTGTGCACGCTCGGTCACGCGCAGGATGACTTCTTTTACTGCACCGGAgggagtacattgttttggagactaatgtattgtgtctaagtgctggaaacaggaaaaatcaagtcgaAAGTAAAGATGGCttagttcagccaaagtctgctctgtctgggtgcaccggactgtccggtggtgcaccgaacagtgtccgttgcgccaggctggctcaggcaaacttgctgctctcgggaaagtgattaacggcgtacgactataattcaccggactgtccggtgtgcaccagactgtccgatgtgcaccagactgtccggtgagccaacggtcggccgggccaacggtcggccgcgcgatcggtgcgagacacgtggccaagccaacggtcggaagggggcaccagactgtccggtgtgcaccggacagtgtccggtgcggcaacggctccaaagcgccaacggttggcttcgccaaagaaggaaagaaatccgcaccggacagtgtccggtggtgcaccggactgttcggtgcgccaggcgacagaaggcaagaattgccttcctggaatgctctcaacggctcctagctgccttggggctataaaagggacccctaggcgcatggaggatgacaccaagcaacctttgagcattgttgatcattcatacttcactcttgcgcactagttcgacattcttagtgatttgagctctgttctagtgagaaccttgagatattgtcttgagctcaagtcttgatcgtgtgtgtgcgtatttgctgtggttttgagtgtattgctttcctcccttactcttgtgcttcatattgattctttttgtaagggcgagagactccaagttgtggagattcctcgcaaacgggaaaagagcaaagtgaaaagaacaccgtggtattcaagttgatcattggatcacttgagaggagttgagtgcaactctcgtccgttgggacgccacaacgtggagtaggcaacttttgtacttggccgaaccacgggataaaaccctcgtgtctcttgtgcttgtccttattgtgtctattatgTCTCACAAGAGCTCtcttctctactcacttgatttcattatactaactcttaatcaagtttgtggtgttaagttttaagttttacaggatcacctattcaccccccctctaggtgctctcaaagatcaagaagttgagccacctcaagaggagagcaatgatcaagggggagatgcccatgatcaagatgaggaagatgaacaagttccatgaccgccacacccaagagtccaccaagcaatccaacgagatcaccccgttgacacgatcctcggcgacattcataagggggtaactactcgatctcgtgttgctcatttttgtgaacattactcttttgtttcctctattgagccacacagggtagaggaagcacttcaagattcggattgggtggtggcaatgcaagaggagctcaacaatttcacaaggaatgaggtatgtcatttagttccacgtcctaatcaaaatgttgtaggaaccaagtgggtcttccgcaacaagcaagatgagcatggtgtggtgacaaggaataaagcccgacttgtggccaaaggatattcacaagtcgaaggtttggatttcggtgaaacctatgcacccgtagctaggcttgagtcaattcgcattttacttgcctacactacttaccatggctttaagctttatcaaatggacgtgaaaagtgccttcctcaacggaccaatcaaggaagaggtctatgttgagcaacctcccggctttgaagatattatatttgggtcctaATCACGTATGAATGCcccaagagattttcttatcactaatggcttcaaagtcggaaaggccgatcctactttatttactaaaactcttgacaatgatttgtttgtatgccaaatttatgttaatgatattatatttgggtctactaacgaatctacatgtgaggaatttagtaggatcatgacacagaaattcgagatgtcgatgatgggggagttgaagtacttcttaggatttcaagtgaagcaactccacgaaggcaccttcattagccaaatgaagtatactcaagacattctaaataagtttgggatgaaggatgccaagcccatcaagacacccatgggaaccaatgggcatctcgacctcgacacgggaggtaaatccgtcgatcaaaaggtataccggtcgatgataggctctttactctatttatgtgcatctcgaccggacataatgctttctgtatgcatgtgtgcaagatcccaagccgaccctaaggaagctcaccttacggccgtaaaacgaatcttgagatatttagtttatactcctaagtttgggctttggtaccctcggggatccacatttgacttaattggttattcggatgccgattgggcagggtgtaaaattaatagaaagagcacatcggggacttgccagttcttgggaagatccctggtgtcttgggcttcaaagaagcaaaattccgtagctctttctaccactgaagccgagtatattgccacaggccattgttgcgtgcaattactttggatgaggcaaacccttagggactacggttacaaattaaccaaagttcctcttctatgtgataatgagagtgcaatccgcatggcggataatcccgttgagcatagccacactaaacacatagccatttggtatcatttcttaagggatcaccaacaaaagggagttatcgagattgcatatattaacactaaggaacaattagccgatatctttaccaagccattagatgaacaaacttttaacaaacttaggcatgagctaaatattcttgattctaggaatttattttaatgttttgcacacatagctcatgaatatacctttgatcatgtctcttttatatactatgactaatgtgttttcaagtgaatttcaaaccaagttatagattgaaagggatttgaagtcttcggcgaagacaaaggcttccactccacttcaTAACTCATCGTTCGCCGTCGCtctgagcaactctccaactttggtataatcttcactcatatattgtttgccaaaggaggagaaagtagttaaagggcttatatttcactcaaagtatccgtttttggcgattcatgccaaagggggagaaagtattagcccaaagcaaaaggaccgcaccaccacctaattttaaaaatattctcaaattgatatcttattgtattcaaaagggggagaaagtagtattttcaaattggtatcttaaaaccctcttgaacactaagaggaggattttattaaggggagttttgtttaggtcaaaggaaaagcatttgaaacagggggagaaaaaaatttcaaatcttgaaaatgcttctcaaaatcttattcatttacctttgattatttgcaagaggactttgaaaagaatttacaaaagaatttgcaaaaacaaaacatgtggtgcaagcatggtccaaaatgttaaaaataaagaaacattccatgcatatcttatgagaatttattggttcaattcttagtaacctttgcacttacattatgcaaactagctcaattatgcacttctatatttgctttggtttgtgttgacttcaatcaccaaaaagggggagattgaaagtgaaataggcttacaccttttcctaattgattttggtggttgaattgcccaacacaaataattggactaactagtttgctctagattatatgttctacaggtgccaaaggttcatctacaactatactaaatcgattgtccggaataccgtagattattccggacaggagaagctttttggaaaatcaggccaagcgcggaccgtccgggcctttgcggtggaccgtccacgacacctaaatgaccctcggacaaaaccaatgcaaaaacacatgtctctactgcagaccgtccgatggaagaacaagcaccgtccgagaccatgcgcggaccgtccgggctcaggcgcggaccgtccggtaggtgaggaaccgaaaaacccgaaggtgacgggttcgacaaaatgaattatagcgtcctcgcggaccgtccggggtgcacgaccggaccgtccgcgactggctttatctgacatctgacgacgcattaaatgcaatatagccgttgatatagccgttactgctgaccattacgttttcagccgttgatctgcaggggcggaccgtccggtccaggggcgcggaccgtccgcggtcggcagaaaggtgcaatggctaggaagtggttggtggctataaatacaaccccaaccacctccattcatgatacccaagcattccaaacttcaacattcaatacaagagctagcaatccattccaagacacaatcaaagcctccaatctctccaagttccacaattgagacaagtgatcattagtgattagtgacttgagaaagAGAGTGATccatgtgttatttgtcgctcttgtcgcttggcttttgcaatcatgctttcttccttcccattcttattctcaaggcacttgtaatcaaagcaagagacactaagtttgtagtggtccttgtggggtctaagtgacccgtttgattaaggagaaagctcactcggtctgagtgaccgtttgagagagggaaagggttgaaagagacccggtctttgtgaccacctcaacggggagtaggtttgcaagaaccgaacctcggtaaaacaaatcatcgtgtcttgctctttatttgctcacgatttgttttgcgccctctctctcggactagtttatatttctaacgctaacccggcttgtagttgtgcttaagtttataaatttcagattcgccctattcaccccctctaggcgactttcacctactaacggagcaatcagcttaagtcgataATGACTTaaagcggtgcgacatgctcacacttacttaactcggggtgaccactatgccctactaatggagcaattggcttaagtcggcaatgaattaaggcggtgcgacatgctcacgcttactatactcggggtgaccactatgccctactaacagagcaatcagcttaagtcggcaatgacttaaggcggtgcgacatgctcacacttaatacactcggggtgaccactatgccctactagcgGAGCAGTCGGTTTAAGTTGGCGCTGATTTAAATTGGCACGACATGCTTGGCACGTTTGCAATCACCCATCTTAGGGCAACTTCTATGCCCCATGatgaaatttcaaaaccatcacactgcatttacttctacaaatgtagacactgttgaattctaaacaatgggaaaacaatagtagcattcagtactaaaaagtgtcctctaacaaaacatCCGAGCACATTACCACGTGTTCAAAGCATGCAATGTTTTCTATTTGGCagtgttcttctcaggagcaaccgacgaagaggggtgacttgaggaatcaggagcggcgTTCACATCTGCCattatgtcgtcaggaacaaccacaccaggtctcctcatcaggatccgccccgcgcgaatagctttatccatagctttatcgcgctgggccctcagagtagcagaagtctcttcagcaaccttgacagccaaccgagcggtttctagctcctgggcgacagatttcttggaagcacgcagatccttgatgacagcatCTTTGGTCGACACCAACTGCTTGAGGCGAATCACATCGTCCAAGGGttcttgcagcttataacgatgattatctaactcctccctggtgaagcgatgactcctctccaagatggtcaacgaatTGCTGGCGTCGCGGTatagcttgtcaaggttgtcacgagaagtaGCGAGGGCACGCTTTTCTTCCtatagacaagaatcagtttctccaaacgtcaaggaagcaataagaacacagcaaacaaagccaagattcgcaggtcaccttttcagagttgagctgagcatggagagtagagttcagcgtgttaacatcattcagagaagcagaaacccgggccagttcagtctgaccttgagaatatttttcttcaagatcagagcaccatcgggccagttcagtctgaccttgagaatatttttcttcaagatcagagtactgccgagccatatctgtcaAGAAACAGTCAAGCAAATGTGTTAAAATAAAAGGCAGATTAATCAGGTAGCCAAAAAAGGAAGCAAAAGAGCACTGACCGACATTTGCCACCTCCAAATCAGATACACACCGCTGAAGCAGCACTGAATTCCAACgcgccagagacaaagctccttctgggacagaggcaccctgcaacttcagccgACTAGACATCTCATCAACCAACGCCTGGCATTAAAAACAGACAAGCATGAGAACAATTATCTGCCTGGGGTAAAGTCAGACTAGAAGAGATcaaaatacctggaggttggagaagaatgagggaacCCCCAAGTCGTGAAGAGGTCAACTGATGGCTCGGCGAAGGGTCACCAACCGGAACAACTCGCAACGAATCAGCaagaaccaattcagtgtcatcagcagaagcCAGAACCCTCTCATCGGGTGCGCtgacctctaaagcgactccttggCCGAAGGCTTGCGCTACCGC is a genomic window of Zea mays cultivar B73 chromosome 5, Zm-B73-REFERENCE-NAM-5.0, whole genome shotgun sequence containing:
- the LOC109939923 gene encoding uncharacterized protein translates to MSSRLKLQGASVPEGALSLARWNSVLLQRCVSDLEVANVDMARQYSDLEEKYSQGQTELARWCSDLEEKYSQGQTELARVSASLNDVNTLNSTLHAQLNSEKEEKRALATSRDNLDKLYRDASNSLTILERSHRFTREELDNHRYKLQEPLDDVIRLKQLVSTKDAVIKDLRASKKSVAQELETARLAVKVAEETSATLRAQRDKAMDKAIRAGRILMRRPGVVVPDDIMADVNAAPDSSSHPSSSVAPEKNTAK